One window from the genome of Oryza glaberrima chromosome 3, OglaRS2, whole genome shotgun sequence encodes:
- the LOC127768229 gene encoding ALBINO3-like protein 1, chloroplastic, producing MDSHLLLLARPRALALAAARAPAGFAGFRRPASPRRVAPRRVVLRPVAALGGGGGFAEVGELFGRVEAFLYTVADAAVSASPEVVQGGGGGTKEAAGDWLSGITNSMETVLKVLKDGLSALHVPYPYGFAIILLTVLVKAATFPLTKKQVESAIAMRSLQPQVKAIQERYAGDQERIQLETARLYKLSGVDPLAGCLPTLVTIPVWIGLYRALSNVANEGLLTEGFFWIPSLAGPTTIAARQSGQGISWLFPFTDGHPPLGWSDTLAYLVLPVLLVISQYVSSQVMQPPQNNDPSQQGAQAVVKFLPLLIGYFALSVPSGLSLYWLTNNILSTAQQVWLQKLGGAKNPVKEYIDKLAKEESTNLGKPEPAIKSDPLPKVGKPPASQEPKPSGPQRGERFRKLKEEESRRKMFLEKAEQTEQAGTQAGIVNGKQNSDASGDNIDEQESHENEPIIANGNGGLSHSTNEMIPNGSMKEDIIQESTDSHSSVIDPTSHDAHKSRDEENEQDAV from the exons atggactcccacctcctcctcctcgcgcgcccGCGAGCCCtagccctcgccgccgcgcgagcCCCCGCTGGCTTCGCCGGCTTCAGGCggcccgcctcgccgcgccgggtGGCCCCGCGCCGCGTCGTACTTCgaccggtggcggcgctggggggtggtggtggatttGCGGAGGTGGGGGAGCTGTTCGGGCGCGTGGAGGCGTTCCTCTACACGGTCGCGGATGCGGCCGTCTCGGCGTCCCCAGAGGTggtgcagggcggcggcggggggaccAAGGAGGCGGCCGGGGATTGGCTCTCCGGCATCACCAACTCCATGGAGACCGTGCTCAAG GTTTTAAAAGATGGTCTGTCAGCTCTCCATGTTCCTTATCCGTATGGATTTGCAATCATCCTTCTAACAGTTCTCGTCAAGGCAGCTACATTTCCTCTTACAAAGAAGcag GTTGAGTCTGCAATTGCAATGAGGTCACTGCAACCTCAAGTTAAGGCTATTCAAGAACGTTATGCTGGTGATCAG GAAAGGATACAGCTTGAAACTGCTCGTTTATATAAGTTGTCAGGTGTTGACCCGCTCGCAG GGTGCTTGCCTACTCTTGTGACAATACCGGTTTGGATTGGTCTATACAGAGCTCTCTCCAATGTAGCTAATGAG GGACTTCTTACCGAAGGCTTTTTCTGGATACCTTCTTTGGCTGGCCCTACAACAATTGCTGCACGGCAAAGTGGCCAGGGAATATCATGGCTATTTCCCTTTACG GATGGTCATCCACCTCTTGGCTGGTCGGACACTCTGGCATACCTTGTTTTACCAGTTCTTCTTGTTATTTCCCAATATGTATCTTCTCAAGTAATGCAGCCACCACAG AACAATGATCCTAGCCAACAAGGTGCTCAAGCTGTAGTGAAGTTCCTGCCTTTGCTAATTGGTTATTTTGCTCTCTCTGTTCCTTCTGGACTAAGTCTATATTG GCTTACGAATAATATTCTTAGCACTGCACAACAAGTATGGCTTCAAAAGCTTGGAGGTGCCAAAAATCCCGTCAAAGAATACATTGATAAGCTCGCTAAAGAAGAATCAACTAATCTTGGAAAGCCCGAGCCTGCTATTAAGAGTGATCCTCTCCCTAAAGTTGGTAAACCCCCGGCCAGTCAAGAGCCAAAACCAAGTGGACCACAACGTGGTGAAAG ATTTAGAAAACTAAAGGAAGAAGAGTCAAGGAGAaaaatgtttttggaaaaagCGGAACAGACAGAACAGGCAGGCACACAAGCTGGCATCGTCAATGGAAAACAGAATTCAGATGCATCTGGAGACAACATAGATGAACAG GAATCTCATGAAAATGAACCAATTATAGCTAACGGCAATGGTGGACTTAGCCATAGTACAAATGAAATGATACCAAATGGAAGCATGAAAGAG GATATAATTCAGGAATCAACTGACAGCCATTCTTCAGTTATCGACCCTACGTCACATGACGCTCATAAATCGAGGGACGAAGAGAACGAACAAGATGCAGTGTAG
- the LOC127768233 gene encoding uncharacterized protein LOC127768233 produces MAAGHRTLLLLVAVLFAAAAVALADDAKPTILTPVANTPLGSFDGDSPADDAMDDEDAAPVGAPIGTTMTEPKPELTTTPGAAGEAAGGASAGYSLGVASHVGAAAAFVAGVFAF; encoded by the coding sequence atggccgccggtcaCCGGACGCtgctgctcctcgtcgccgtcctcttcgccgcggccgccgtggcgctcgccgacgacgccaaGCCGACGATCCTCACCCCCGTGGCGAACACCCCGCTCGGCTCCTTCGACGGCGACTCGCCGGCCGACGACGCCATGGACGACGAGGACGCCGCGCCGGTCGGGGCGCCCATCGGCACCACCATGACCGAGCCCAAGCCCGAGCTCACCACCacgccgggcgccgccggcgaggcggcgggcggcgccagcgccggtTACTCCCTTGGCGTTGCCTCtcacgtcggcgccgccgccgcgttcgtcGCCGGCGTGTTCGCCTTCTGA
- the LOC127768232 gene encoding uncharacterized protein LOC127768232, whose product MSHGGGGGGQPSCAAVSLSKYLQRKLWKRINGGKPRRRRRPEVRSASGGGEVPVSVELMTTSSWSSSSVRSPEAVVRVVMQGGVVEAYGGVVLACTVIRKHPPGLCLAYPDVFRNPHGARVRPLQPLFPGEKFYLLPERTIERLQRQIPESSVGAFDVDDVTSSTTTTTEEEEEDTRDYSSGAASSSEEEEAACDDDDDGDECAARRWCCAREYFEAKERWDECQFKKMVARGLAVEKSTEKETAMKKKKNGRRRRKKRNSAAVPSTGCRTSRAPATTRRTWEPSLPSVEEERESSPPSERG is encoded by the coding sequence ATgtcgcacggcggcggcggcggcggccagccgtCGTGCGCCGCGGTGTCGCTCAGCAAGTACCTGCAACGCAAGCTCTGGAAGCGCATCAATGGCGgcaagccgaggaggaggaggaggcctgAGGTGCGGTcggcgtcgggcggcggcgaggtccccGTGTCGGTGGAGCTGATGACTACTAgctcgtggtcgtcgtcgtcggtgaggtcgccggaggcggtggtgcgggTGGTGATGCAGGGCGgggtggtggaggcgtacgGCGGGGTGGTGCTGGCGTGCACGGTGATCCGGAAGCACCCGCCGGGGCTCTGCCTCGCCTACCCCGACGTGTTCCGCAACCCGCACGGCGCACGCGTCCGCCCGCTCCAGCCGCTCTTCCCCGGCGAGAAGTTCTACCTCCTCCCGGAGCGCACCATCGAGAGGCTCCAGCGCCAAATCCCCGAGAGCTCCGTCGGCGCCTTCGACGTGGATGACGTCACGTCatccacgacgacgacgacggaggaggaggaggaggacacgcGGGATTACAGCAGCGGCGCGGCAtcgtcgtcggaggaggaggaggcggcgtgcgacgacgacgacgacggcgacgagtgcGCCGCGCGGAGGTGGTGCTGCGCGAGGGAGTACTTCGAGGCGAAGGAGCGGTGGGACGAATGCCAGTTCAAGAAGATGGTGGCGCGGGGGCTCGCCGTCGAGAAGAGCACCGAGAAGGAGACggcgatgaagaagaagaagaatgggaggaggaggaggaagaagaggaactccgccgccgtgccgtcgacggggtgcaggacgtcgagagcgccggcgacgacgaggaggacgtgGGAGCCCAGCCTGCcgtcggtggaggaggagagggagagctcACCTCCATCAGAGAGGGGTTGA
- the LOC127768231 gene encoding uncharacterized protein LOC127768231 — MLAAAAAALRPAPTTAAFSPSTARSPPPTLLSFAPPRSHQRFHLSATAEGAGTTAAQEGASASASAPPVDEARLAQFAADWQAARAERDQGKILKLQVIRANSGGLIVRFNSLQGFVPNPLLSPAHWCKDPKRPIQDVTKDLVGSSISVKVVEVNEEERKLVFSEKDASWFTHSSLVKIGAIYDGIVGSVFHYGAFVHLRFPDGNYHLTGLVHISEVSWDLVQDVRDFLNEGDTVKVIVVNIDMEKSRIALSIRQLEEDPLLETLDKVIPLEADQSPSAGIISSDSSPSEADLLPGLDGICNELLQEDGITDVQFGRRALEKRVVSQDLELWLSSVPAKDNQFKLLARAGRQVQELYLTTSLDQEGIKKAVQRVLGRVP; from the exons atgctggcggcggcggcggcggctctccggCCAGCGCCCACCACCGCGGCCTTCTCCCCCTCCACCGCGAGGTCCCCGCCACCAACGCTCCTCTCCTTCGCTCCTCCCCGCTCTCACCAGCGATTCcacctctccgccaccgccgagggCGCGGGCACCACCGCGGCGCAGGAaggcgcgtcggcgtcggcgtcggctccCCCGGTCGACGAAGCGCGACTAGCGCAG TTCGCGGCGGAttggcaggcggcgcgcgcggagagggacCAGGGGAAGATCCTGAAACTGCAGGTGATACGGGCCAACAGCGGCGGGTTGATCGTCAGGTTCAACTCCCTCCAGGGCTTCGTGCCCAACCCTCTCCTTAGCCCCGCGCATTGGTGTAAAG ACCCCAAAAGGCCCATTCAAGATGTTACAAAGGACCTTGTGGGTTCTTCCATTTCTGTCAAG GTGGTCGAAGTGAACGAGGAAGAAAGGAAGCTTGTCTTCTCAGAGAAGGATGCAAGTTGGTTCACTCATTCTTCTCTAGTCAAGATTGGTGCTATCTATGATGGAATTGTCGGTTCAGTTTTCCACTACGGTGCATTTGTTCATCTGCGATTTCCTGATG GAAATTATCATCTTACTGGCCTTGTACATATCTCTGAGGTCTCTTGGGATCTTGTCCAAGATGTCCGGGATTTTTTAAATGAAGGTGATACTGTCAAGGTCATAGTGGTGAACATTGATAT GGAGAAGTCAAGGATAGCTTTATCAATCAGACAATTGGAGGAAGATCCTCTACTGGAGACATTGGACAAAGTTATTCCTTTG GAGGCTGATCAATCACCTAGTGCTGGGATCATATCATCTGATTCATCTCCTTCAGAAGCTGATCTTCTTCCAGGACTTGATGGTATATGTAATGAACTATTGCAAGAGGATGG TATAACAGACGTACAGTTTGGGCGCCGAGCATTGGAGAAACGTGTTGTTTCACAAGATCTGGAACTCTGGCTTTCCAGT GTGCCAGCTAAGGACAATCAGTTCAAGCTTCTTGCTCGAGCTGGGCGACAG GTCCAAGAACTATATTTGACAACCAGCCTAGACCAGGAGGGCATAAAGAAGGCGGTGCAGAGAGTACTAGGACGTGTTCCTTGA
- the LOC127768228 gene encoding pirin-like protein isoform X2, translating to MMTRSMMKFFSPSSSSAIYTTLSSRLARINATRHTPPPPPKSSRAARSLTSFLLIRATMSSSSSSSDAVAAAAAATFEKPRTVVKKLLAESQPEGDGATVRRSIGRYELRNLDPFLMLDEFSVSKPAGFPDHPHRGFETVTYMLEGAFTHQDFAGHKGTIGTGDVQWMTAGRGIVHSEMPAADGVQKGLQLWINLSSKDKMIEPRYQELMSKDISCAEKDGVEVKIIAGEAFGVRSPVYTRTPTMYMDFTMQPGSQLHQPIPEAWNAFVYIIDGEGVFGREKASPATAHHCLVLGPGDGLSVWNKSGEPLRFALVGGQPLNEPVVQHGPFVMNTRAEIQQAMEDYYYGRNGFEKARHWSSTA from the exons ATGATGACGAGGAGCATGATGAagtttttctctccctcctcctcctccgctatTTATACCACCCTCTCCTCTCGTCTCGCCAGGATCAACGCCACTCGccacacaccaccaccaccaccaaagaGCAGCAGAGCAGCAAGATCACTAACCT CTTTCTTGCTGATTCGAGCAACCATgtcttcttcgtcttcgtcgtcggatgctgtcgccgcggcggcggcggcgacttttGAGAAGCCGAGGACGGTGGTGAAGAAGCTCCTGGCGGAGTCCCAgcccgagggcgacggcgccACCGTGCGAAGGAGCATCGGCAG GTACGAGCTCAGGAACCTGGATCCTTTCCTCATGCTCGATGAATTCTCTG TTTCCAAGCCTGCTGGATTTCCCGACCATCCGCATAGAGGATTCGAGACAGTCACCTACATGCTCGAA GGGGCGTTCACCCACCAAGACTTTGCAGGCCACAAGGGCACCATCGGCACGGGAGATGTCCAG TGGATGACGGCTGGCCGCGGCATCGTGCACTCGGAGATGCCGGCAGCGGACGGTGTGCAGAAGGGCCTCCAGCTCTGGATCAACCTCTCTTCCAAGGACAAAAT GATTGAACCGAGGTACCAGGAGCTTATGAGCAAGGACATCAGCTGCGCCGAGAAGGACGGCGTGGAGGTGAAGATCATCGCCGGCGAGGCCTTCGGGGTGCGTTCGCCAGTGTACACGCGGACGCCGACGATGTACATGGACTTCACGATGCAGCCGGGGTCGCAGCTGCACCAGCCCATCCCGGAGGCCTGGAACGCCTTCGTCTACATCATCGACGGCGAGGGCGTGTTCGGGAGGGAgaaggcgtcgccggcgaccgcccACCACTGCCTCGTTCTCGGCCCCGGCGACGGCCTGAGCGTCTGGAATAAGTCCGGCGAGCCGCTCCGGTTCGCGCTCGTCGGCGGGCAGCCGCTCAACGAGCCCGTGGTGCAGCATGGCCCCTTCGTGATGAACACCCGCGCCGAGATCCAGCAGGCCATGGAGGATTACTACTATGGCAGGAATGGCTTCGAGAAGGCCCGCCATTGGAGCTCCACAGCATGA
- the LOC127768228 gene encoding pirin-like protein isoform X1, with product MMTRSMMKFFSPSSSSAIYTTLSSRLARINATRHTPPPPPKSSRAARSLTCTTASNPKSKSKSKAKHLLLLLLIVSLILLAAFLLIRATMSSSSSSSDAVAAAAAATFEKPRTVVKKLLAESQPEGDGATVRRSIGRYELRNLDPFLMLDEFSVSKPAGFPDHPHRGFETVTYMLEGAFTHQDFAGHKGTIGTGDVQWMTAGRGIVHSEMPAADGVQKGLQLWINLSSKDKMIEPRYQELMSKDISCAEKDGVEVKIIAGEAFGVRSPVYTRTPTMYMDFTMQPGSQLHQPIPEAWNAFVYIIDGEGVFGREKASPATAHHCLVLGPGDGLSVWNKSGEPLRFALVGGQPLNEPVVQHGPFVMNTRAEIQQAMEDYYYGRNGFEKARHWSSTA from the exons ATGATGACGAGGAGCATGATGAagtttttctctccctcctcctcctccgctatTTATACCACCCTCTCCTCTCGTCTCGCCAGGATCAACGCCACTCGccacacaccaccaccaccaccaaagaGCAGCAGAGCAGCAAGATCACTAACCTGTACTACTGCCTCTAaccccaaatccaaatccaaatccaaggCCAAGCATCTCCTGCTGCTTCTCCTGATTGTCTCGCTCATCTTGCTTGCAGCTTTCTTGCTGATTCGAGCAACCATgtcttcttcgtcttcgtcgtcggatgctgtcgccgcggcggcggcggcgacttttGAGAAGCCGAGGACGGTGGTGAAGAAGCTCCTGGCGGAGTCCCAgcccgagggcgacggcgccACCGTGCGAAGGAGCATCGGCAG GTACGAGCTCAGGAACCTGGATCCTTTCCTCATGCTCGATGAATTCTCTG TTTCCAAGCCTGCTGGATTTCCCGACCATCCGCATAGAGGATTCGAGACAGTCACCTACATGCTCGAA GGGGCGTTCACCCACCAAGACTTTGCAGGCCACAAGGGCACCATCGGCACGGGAGATGTCCAG TGGATGACGGCTGGCCGCGGCATCGTGCACTCGGAGATGCCGGCAGCGGACGGTGTGCAGAAGGGCCTCCAGCTCTGGATCAACCTCTCTTCCAAGGACAAAAT GATTGAACCGAGGTACCAGGAGCTTATGAGCAAGGACATCAGCTGCGCCGAGAAGGACGGCGTGGAGGTGAAGATCATCGCCGGCGAGGCCTTCGGGGTGCGTTCGCCAGTGTACACGCGGACGCCGACGATGTACATGGACTTCACGATGCAGCCGGGGTCGCAGCTGCACCAGCCCATCCCGGAGGCCTGGAACGCCTTCGTCTACATCATCGACGGCGAGGGCGTGTTCGGGAGGGAgaaggcgtcgccggcgaccgcccACCACTGCCTCGTTCTCGGCCCCGGCGACGGCCTGAGCGTCTGGAATAAGTCCGGCGAGCCGCTCCGGTTCGCGCTCGTCGGCGGGCAGCCGCTCAACGAGCCCGTGGTGCAGCATGGCCCCTTCGTGATGAACACCCGCGCCGAGATCCAGCAGGCCATGGAGGATTACTACTATGGCAGGAATGGCTTCGAGAAGGCCCGCCATTGGAGCTCCACAGCATGA